In Solanum pennellii chromosome 7, SPENNV200, the following are encoded in one genomic region:
- the LOC107024767 gene encoding uncharacterized protein LOC107024767: MTVCNRLCRKQMGNIQFKLAIDVCQEMEWPWWRDTWNTMNVPKHSFICWQTMHRREYGNMGICEETECLLCGCKPEHLFFEYEYSVKCLMAVLKRMGLNIQRTNLEGIWRRLARKATGKISRALIRAIIAALIYHISQAQNGALWNKAVVRSKEIMKKIRKESKGKFMSRIHRGIKCKDRKWIDNLFV, encoded by the coding sequence ATGACAGTTTGCAACAGGCTATGCAGGAAACAAATGGGGAATATACAATTCAAATTGGCTATTGATGTTTGTCAGGAAATGGAATGGCCATGGTGGAGAGATACATGGAATACTATGAACGTGCCAAAACACAGTTTTATATGCTGGCAGACTATGCATAGGAGGGAATATGGGAATATGGGAATATGTGAGGAAACAGAATGCTTATTGTGCGGGTGTAAACCAGAACATCTATTCTTTGAATATGAGTATTCAGTGAAATGCTTAATGGCGGTTCTCAAACGGATGGGACTGAATATACAAAGAACTAACCTGGAGGGAATATGGAGGCGACTAGCAAGGAAAGCCACAGGGAAGATCAGCAGAGCACTTATCCGAGCAATAATAGCAGCCCTAATATATCATATTTCGCAAGCACAAAATGGAGCATTGTGGAATAAAGCAGTAGTCAGATCGAAGgaaattatgaagaagatcAGGAAGGAGAGTAAAGGCAAATTTATGAGCAGAATACACAGAGGTATAAAATGTAAGGATAGAAAATGGATAGATAACTTGTTTGTATAG